A genomic segment from Segniliparus rotundus DSM 44985 encodes:
- a CDS encoding cytochrome c biogenesis CcdA family protein yields MQLTHTEILYYAFLQGLVGALNPCGFAMLPAYLSLVVLGDDTTQAGRQSLFSAVRALAATAAMSLGFVVVFGCFGFASDSIAWEMQRSLPVATALIGAAMVLLGLWFMVRLLRGGDAMIRLPRWSRGTPTTRLSSMFGYGLAYAVSSLSCGFGSFVTVISLTFQAGASNLGLLSCLAYAGGMTAVVGSLAVSAALAHNVIATGLRKLLPHISKVSAVLVMLTGLYIAYYGLYEYRLLREDGDQGSQIIAGALAVQGWLTAAVDAFSPWEWVAILCFLLFLAGVWTAFVRLWRPRQVFAEPAAPGP; encoded by the coding sequence ATGCAGCTGACCCACACGGAGATTCTCTACTACGCCTTCCTGCAGGGCCTGGTCGGCGCGCTCAACCCTTGTGGGTTCGCGATGCTCCCCGCGTATCTCTCCCTCGTCGTCCTCGGCGACGACACGACGCAAGCGGGCAGGCAATCCTTGTTTTCGGCAGTGCGGGCGCTGGCGGCGACTGCGGCCATGTCGTTGGGCTTCGTGGTCGTCTTCGGGTGCTTCGGTTTCGCCTCTGACTCCATCGCTTGGGAGATGCAACGGTCGCTCCCCGTCGCGACCGCGCTGATCGGCGCTGCAATGGTGCTGCTCGGGCTGTGGTTCATGGTGCGCCTGCTGCGCGGCGGGGACGCGATGATCCGCTTGCCGCGTTGGTCCCGCGGGACGCCGACGACCCGGCTCAGTTCCATGTTCGGCTATGGCCTCGCCTACGCGGTGTCATCGCTGTCCTGCGGTTTTGGCTCATTCGTCACGGTGATCAGTTTGACGTTCCAGGCCGGGGCGAGCAATTTGGGCCTGCTCTCCTGCCTTGCGTACGCGGGCGGCATGACCGCAGTGGTGGGCTCGCTGGCCGTGTCCGCGGCTCTGGCCCACAACGTGATCGCCACCGGGTTGCGCAAACTATTGCCGCATATCAGCAAAGTCAGCGCCGTCCTGGTGATGCTGACCGGGCTCTACATCGCCTACTACGGCTTGTACGAGTACCGGCTGCTCCGAGAGGACGGCGATCAGGGCAGTCAGATCATCGCTGGCGCGCTCGCCGTCCAGGGCTGGCTGACCGCGGCGGTCGACGCCTTCTCCCCCTGGGAGTGGGTCGCGATCCTGTGTTTCCTGCTGTTCTTGGCCGGGGTTTGGACTGCGTTCGTGCGGCTGTGGCGGCCCCGGCAGGTGTTCGCCGAACCAGCCGCCCCTGGACCGTGA
- a CDS encoding AMP-binding protein, producing the protein MAVTRRSEIKRLLGAAAAIARSGMLRPPGPRAAARLARALWTFGPTAGFLIAAAAARWPDRIAIVDDEGEISYRELVERGTRLAESVRQTRPGLREHKAGCVGVLCRNGRGFVISLIASCLLGREVVLINYDLTAKQLGPLLARHNVGLLLHDEEFDEVLDAIAHPCPRAVPGDTAAAARGPGAPSRRKPATGQVGITLLTSGTTGTPKGVPRAVDPIPGLFTVASAIEILRLRAGQVAAVTSPLFHGLGFASGLGVLALGDTMVVHRRYTADQLYQDIEERRIEVVMTVPTMIGRLVEAARAAERARDTSSLQLVLSGAAPLPASTTRDFIAEFGPVVVNGYGSTEVGVISIAGKTDLLQEPGTVGPPVIGARVKILRPDRTQAAVGEPGTIFVKGTMAYAGYTPDADVQDKESVDGYVSTGDLGHVDEAGLLYVDGREDDMIVSGGENIFPGEVEDALLAHPDVVDAAVIGVPDEQFGQALRAFLVLRGREGQIDPEALKAFLREHVERYKIPKQFAVLPELPRNPSGKVVRTKLATLDEPGHNLD; encoded by the coding sequence ATGGCAGTGACTCGGCGATCTGAGATCAAACGCCTCCTCGGCGCCGCCGCGGCGATCGCGCGCTCGGGAATGCTTCGCCCGCCTGGCCCGCGCGCGGCGGCCCGGCTCGCCCGCGCTTTGTGGACGTTCGGCCCCACCGCGGGCTTCCTGATCGCCGCCGCCGCCGCACGCTGGCCCGACCGGATCGCCATCGTGGACGACGAGGGCGAGATCAGCTACCGCGAACTCGTCGAACGCGGGACGAGGCTGGCGGAGAGCGTGCGCCAAACGCGTCCTGGACTGCGCGAGCACAAGGCGGGCTGCGTCGGCGTGCTGTGCCGGAACGGACGCGGCTTCGTCATCTCCTTGATCGCGAGCTGCCTGCTCGGGAGAGAGGTCGTGCTCATCAACTACGACCTCACCGCGAAACAACTCGGCCCCCTCCTCGCCCGGCACAACGTCGGCCTGCTGCTGCACGACGAGGAGTTCGACGAGGTGCTGGACGCGATCGCGCATCCATGCCCGCGCGCGGTCCCAGGAGACACCGCCGCGGCCGCCCGCGGCCCAGGCGCGCCGAGCAGACGCAAACCCGCGACGGGCCAGGTGGGGATAACCTTGTTGACCTCGGGCACCACCGGTACCCCCAAGGGGGTGCCGAGGGCCGTGGATCCGATACCCGGACTGTTCACTGTGGCTTCGGCCATCGAGATCCTGCGCCTGAGGGCGGGGCAAGTGGCCGCGGTGACGAGCCCGTTGTTCCACGGGCTGGGCTTTGCCTCGGGCCTGGGCGTGTTGGCCCTCGGCGACACGATGGTCGTCCATCGCCGCTACACCGCCGATCAGCTCTACCAGGACATCGAGGAGCGTCGGATCGAGGTCGTCATGACCGTGCCGACGATGATCGGCCGCCTGGTCGAGGCCGCGAGAGCGGCCGAGCGCGCGCGCGACACATCGTCGTTGCAGCTCGTGCTGTCCGGAGCAGCCCCCCTGCCGGCTTCGACGACACGGGATTTCATCGCCGAATTCGGCCCGGTCGTGGTCAATGGGTACGGCAGCACGGAAGTCGGCGTCATCTCCATCGCCGGAAAAACAGACCTGCTCCAGGAGCCGGGGACCGTGGGCCCGCCAGTGATCGGGGCGAGAGTCAAGATTCTGCGGCCGGATCGCACCCAAGCCGCCGTCGGGGAGCCGGGGACGATCTTCGTGAAAGGCACCATGGCGTACGCGGGCTACACCCCCGACGCGGACGTGCAAGACAAAGAGTCGGTGGACGGGTACGTCAGCACCGGGGACCTCGGGCATGTGGACGAAGCGGGTTTGTTGTACGTGGACGGCAGGGAGGACGACATGATCGTCTCCGGCGGGGAGAACATTTTCCCCGGCGAAGTCGAAGACGCCCTGCTCGCGCACCCGGATGTGGTCGACGCGGCTGTGATCGGCGTGCCGGACGAGCAGTTCGGGCAGGCGCTTCGCGCGTTTCTGGTGCTTCGCGGGCGGGAGGGGCAGATCGACCCGGAGGCGTTGAAAGCCTTCCTCCGCGAGCATGTGGAGCGGTACAAAATCCCCAAGCAGTTCGCCGTGCTCCCGGAACTGCCGCGCAATCCCTCGGGCAAGGTCGTGCGGACCAAGCTCGCGACGCTCGACGAGCCTGGGCACAACCTTGACTAG
- a CDS encoding FmdB family zinc ribbon protein: MPTYSYACTQCDNRFDIVQSFSDASLTVCGQCQGRLRKVFDSVGVVFKGSGFYRTDARGSNGSGSKSPSTTSSETSGGSSSSGASSSSNSAAPSSTSSTAAASAAAS, encoded by the coding sequence ATGCCGACTTATTCGTACGCTTGCACCCAGTGCGATAACCGCTTCGACATCGTCCAGTCCTTCTCCGACGCGTCGCTGACCGTGTGCGGGCAATGCCAGGGACGGCTGCGCAAGGTCTTCGACTCGGTCGGCGTGGTTTTCAAGGGCAGCGGCTTTTACCGCACCGACGCGCGCGGATCGAACGGCTCTGGTTCCAAGAGCCCCAGCACGACGTCGAGCGAAACCTCGGGCGGCTCCTCGAGCTCAGGGGCCTCTTCCAGCTCGAACTCCGCAGCGCCGAGCAGCACGAGTTCGACTGCGGCCGCGTCCGCTGCCGCGAGCTGA
- the mscL gene encoding large conductance mechanosensitive channel protein MscL codes for MLSGFKKFLLRGNVVDLAVAVVVGAAFTAIVTSITAKVIQPLIAALGGERSVEGLGFRILKDNPATFVDLGAVISATINFVLVASVIYFFVVLPINHFNERRKAKKGLEEPDEPASERDLLEEIRNLLAAQATPGASAPPKLP; via the coding sequence GTGCTGAGCGGCTTCAAGAAATTTCTCTTGCGGGGCAATGTCGTCGATCTCGCCGTCGCAGTGGTGGTCGGCGCAGCCTTCACCGCCATCGTCACCTCGATCACCGCGAAAGTCATTCAGCCGCTCATCGCCGCGCTCGGCGGGGAGAGGAGCGTGGAAGGGCTCGGGTTCCGCATCCTCAAAGACAACCCAGCCACCTTTGTGGACCTCGGCGCGGTGATCTCCGCAACGATCAACTTCGTTTTGGTGGCTTCGGTGATCTATTTCTTCGTGGTGCTGCCGATCAACCACTTCAACGAGCGGCGCAAAGCCAAAAAAGGCTTGGAGGAGCCGGACGAGCCCGCTTCGGAGCGCGATCTGTTGGAGGAGATCCGCAACCTGCTCGCCGCGCAGGCCACGCCGGGCGCGTCCGCGCCGCCAAAACTCCCGTGA
- a CDS encoding MFS transporter, whose product MSKFLADTTPLKTPAFRRLWLAGAVSQLGAQFTVVAVPVQLYQLTHSSAYVGLAGLFALVPMLVLAPLGGVLADLYDRRRILVVTSSGLAVSSVLLWVQAAFPLARGSAQIWIILALFALQQAFFSVNNPARGAIIPLLLPSGQLAAANALHFTVIGLTTFVGPMLGGVLLGVPGVGLARLYLIDAVTMCATISAAIRLPASRPTQRNSTANGLPAAQTEARPGSAGTGANAGTRAKDALKALLKGFAHLRADQILLATFVADLIAMVFGMPRALFPEIAHTVLGDPVTGGSHLGLLYAAVPVGAFLGGLFSGWVPRVGRQGLAVVLAVAAWGVGVVGFGGALAAWGASGFWAALTCMAFAGLADTFSSVFRSTMLQSAAPDELRGRMQGVFFLVVAGGPRLADLLHGYGATILGPTSTTVLGGGLVVVGIAIAAALLPRFTAYRADV is encoded by the coding sequence ATGTCGAAATTCCTGGCTGACACCACGCCGCTGAAAACACCGGCTTTCCGCCGTCTATGGCTCGCAGGAGCAGTGTCCCAACTCGGCGCGCAGTTCACCGTCGTCGCGGTGCCGGTGCAGCTGTACCAGCTCACCCACAGTTCCGCCTATGTCGGGCTGGCCGGTTTGTTCGCGCTCGTGCCGATGCTGGTCCTCGCCCCGCTCGGCGGGGTCTTGGCCGACCTCTACGACCGCAGGCGCATTCTGGTCGTCACAAGCTCGGGGCTCGCCGTGAGCTCCGTCCTCCTCTGGGTCCAGGCGGCCTTTCCTTTGGCGCGCGGTTCGGCGCAGATCTGGATCATCCTCGCGCTCTTCGCCCTGCAACAAGCTTTTTTCTCGGTGAACAACCCGGCTCGGGGCGCGATCATCCCGCTCTTGCTCCCCTCCGGGCAACTGGCCGCCGCGAACGCCCTGCACTTCACGGTCATTGGGTTGACCACGTTCGTCGGCCCGATGCTCGGTGGGGTGCTGCTGGGAGTCCCTGGGGTCGGCCTCGCGCGGCTCTACCTGATCGACGCTGTGACCATGTGCGCCACGATCAGCGCGGCGATCCGGCTGCCGGCCTCGCGCCCAACCCAACGCAACAGCACGGCGAACGGTCTGCCAGCAGCTCAAACGGAAGCGCGGCCCGGCAGCGCAGGAACAGGGGCCAACGCGGGAACGAGAGCAAAGGACGCGCTGAAGGCTCTGCTCAAAGGGTTCGCGCATCTGCGGGCCGACCAGATCCTCCTCGCCACGTTTGTCGCCGACCTCATCGCCATGGTTTTCGGGATGCCGAGGGCGCTGTTCCCGGAAATAGCCCATACGGTCCTCGGCGACCCGGTCACCGGAGGCTCCCATCTCGGCCTGCTCTATGCCGCTGTGCCAGTCGGGGCGTTCCTCGGCGGGCTCTTCTCCGGCTGGGTGCCCCGAGTGGGCCGACAAGGGCTCGCCGTTGTCCTGGCCGTCGCGGCCTGGGGCGTCGGGGTGGTCGGGTTCGGCGGAGCGCTCGCCGCGTGGGGAGCCTCTGGCTTCTGGGCCGCGCTGACCTGCATGGCCTTCGCCGGGCTCGCCGACACGTTCTCCAGCGTGTTCCGCTCCACAATGCTCCAGTCGGCCGCCCCCGACGAATTGCGCGGCCGAATGCAAGGCGTGTTCTTCCTGGTCGTCGCCGGCGGCCCCCGCCTTGCCGACTTGTTGCACGGGTATGGCGCAACCATCCTCGGCCCGACCAGCACCACTGTTCTCGGCGGGGGGCTCGTGGTCGTGGGGATCGCCATCGCAGCAGCCCTGCTTCCTCGTTTCACCGCCTACCGGGCCGATGTCTGA
- a CDS encoding SAF domain-containing protein, whose product MSFSTRFSTYAAWHRRLSWWRLVAARRVAAGLLLLLAGGLAIRAHARPGQAAAVVAAHDLRPGVALGPADLAVRSLSPGDVPAGAVADPRQLLGRTVAGPVRSGEALTDVRIITPRLAGLATAIPDARAVSVRLPDQTLADMLRPGDVVDVVTVPQHQPGATEDAATKQTGIRPPEVLAQAAVVLLVSEPERSSAAQGRVALLAMDNTAAQKVAAVTLIQAVTVISR is encoded by the coding sequence ATGAGCTTTTCGACGCGATTCTCCACATACGCCGCTTGGCACAGGCGATTGAGCTGGTGGCGCCTCGTCGCAGCCCGACGTGTGGCGGCGGGGCTGTTGCTCTTGCTGGCAGGCGGTCTCGCCATTCGGGCCCACGCGCGCCCAGGGCAGGCTGCGGCAGTCGTCGCGGCGCATGACCTCAGGCCCGGGGTCGCCCTCGGCCCGGCAGACCTCGCAGTCCGCAGCCTCTCGCCCGGCGACGTCCCCGCGGGGGCGGTGGCCGACCCTCGGCAATTGCTCGGACGGACGGTCGCGGGACCCGTGCGCTCCGGCGAGGCGTTGACCGACGTCCGGATCATCACGCCGAGGCTCGCCGGGCTCGCCACCGCGATCCCTGACGCGCGAGCGGTCTCGGTCCGCCTCCCCGACCAAACCCTCGCGGACATGCTGCGTCCAGGGGACGTCGTGGACGTCGTCACTGTGCCCCAACATCAACCTGGCGCAACAGAGGACGCCGCGACCAAACAGACCGGGATCAGACCTCCTGAGGTGCTCGCCCAAGCCGCTGTGGTGCTGCTCGTCTCCGAGCCTGAACGCTCCTCCGCAGCACAGGGGCGTGTCGCCCTGCTCGCCATGGACAACACCGCAGCGCAGAAAGTCGCGGCCGTCACATTGATACAGGCGGTCACGGTCATTTCCCGCTGA